In Oceanispirochaeta sp., a genomic segment contains:
- a CDS encoding NUDIX domain-containing protein — protein MRVVEKEIFDLVDENDTVIGRAERDDIHGNPQMIHRVAHVLVFDSSGELYLQKRSIKKDVQPGKWDTSVGGHVNSGESYEEAAYREMKEELGIEGAILEFLYRYLHRNEYESEYVSTYRCLWNGAIEIEKHEIDEGRFWSLQKIRESDPRKFTPNFLDELVRFKRLSGM, from the coding sequence ATGAGAGTAGTTGAAAAAGAGATCTTTGATCTGGTGGACGAGAATGATACTGTCATCGGACGTGCTGAACGCGATGATATTCACGGTAATCCTCAAATGATACACCGGGTTGCTCATGTTCTCGTGTTCGATTCCTCGGGAGAACTATACCTCCAGAAAAGGAGCATCAAAAAAGATGTTCAACCCGGAAAATGGGATACATCGGTTGGGGGGCATGTCAACAGTGGTGAATCCTATGAAGAGGCTGCCTACAGAGAGATGAAGGAGGAACTGGGAATTGAGGGTGCCATTCTTGAGTTTTTATACCGCTATCTTCATAGAAATGAGTATGAATCGGAATATGTGTCGACCTATCGATGTCTCTGGAATGGTGCCATTGAAATCGAAAAGCATGAAATTGATGAGGGCCGATTCTGGTCTCTTCAGAAAATCAGAGAATCTGACCCCCGTAAGTTTACACCCAATTTCCTGGATGAACTGGTCCGATTTAAAAGATTGTCAGGGATGTAA